From Oryza sativa Japonica Group chromosome 4, ASM3414082v1, one genomic window encodes:
- the LOC9271167 gene encoding 7-deoxyloganetin glucosyltransferase — translation MPPEKQDATMARRQRHAVMIPYPAQGHITPMMKLAKLLHARGFHVTFVNTEFNHRRMLASRGAAALDGGVPGFRFAAIPDGLPPSDADATQDIPALCRSTMTTCLPHVVALLAELNDPTSGVPPVTCVVADAIMSFAYDAARRIGVPCTALCTPSACGFVGYSHYRQLVERGLVPLKDAAQLADGYLDTVVDGARGMCDGVQLRDFPSFIRTTDRGDIMLNFIMREAERLTLPDAVILNTFDDLERPALDAMRAILPPVYTVGPLHLHVRHVVPKGSPLDTAIGSNLWKEQGGLLEWLDGRPPRSVVYVNYGSIAVMTNEQLLEFAWGLAHSGYPFLWNVRPDLVKGDAAVLPPEFLAAVEGRGMLTTWCPQEQVIEHPAVGVFLTHSGWNSTLESLAAGVPMLSWPFFAEQQTNCRYKRTEWGVGMEIGGEVERSDVAATIREAMEGEKGREMRRRAAEWKEMATRVTLPGGTADINLTRLIDEVLLSGGKKRQALDARD, via the coding sequence ATGCCGCCGGAGAAGCAGGACGCAACGATGGCGAGGCGACAGCGCCACGCCGTGATGATCCCGTACCCGGCGCAGGGCCACATCACGCCGATGATGAAGCTGGCCAAGCTGCTCCACGCGCGTGGCTTCCACGTCACCTTCGTCAACACCGAGTTCAACCACCGCCGCATGCTCGCCTCccggggcgccgccgcgctcgacggcggcgtgccGGGGTTCCGCTTCGCCGCCATCCCCGACGGCCTCCCGCCgtccgacgccgacgccacccAGGACATCCCCGCGCTCTGCCGCTCCACCATGACCACCTGCCTCCCCCAcgtcgtcgccctcctcgccgaGCTCAATGACCCGACCTCCGGTGTGCCGCCGGTCACGTGCGTCGTGGCGGACGCCATCATGTCGTTCGCGTACGACGCGGCGAGGCGGATCGGCGTGCCGTGCACCGCGCTGTGCACGCCGAGCGCCTGCGGCTTCGTGGGGTACAGCCACTACCGGCAGCTCGTGGAGCGCGGCCTCGTGCCGCTCAAGGACGCGGCGCAGCTCGCCGACGGGTACCTCGACACGGTGgtggacggcgcgcgcggcatGTGCGACGGCGTCCAGCTGCGCGACTTCCCCAGCTTCATCCGCACCACGGACCGCGGCGACATCATGCTCAACTTCATCATGCGCGAGGCCGAGCGGCTCACCCTCCCCGACGCCGTCATCCTCAACACCTTCGACGACCTCGAGCGGCCGGCGCTGGACGCCATGCGCGCCATCCTCCCACCGGTCTACACCGTCGGGCCGCTCCACCTCCACGTTCGCCACGTCGTCCCCAAGGGCAGCCCGCTGGACACAGCCATCGGCTCGAACCTCTGGAAGGAGCagggcggcctcctcgagtGGCTCgacggccggccgccgcgctccgTCGTGTACGTCAACTACGGCAGCATCGCCGTGATGACGAACGAGCAGCTCCTGGAGTTCGCCTGGGGCCTCGCCCACAGCGGCTACCCATTCCTCTGGAACGTGCGCCCCGACCTCGTCAAGGGCGACGCCGCCGTGCTGCCGCCGGAGTtcctcgccgccgtggagggCCGCGGCATGCTGACGACATGGTGCCCGCAGGAGCAGGTGATCGAGCACCCCGCGGTGGGTGTGTTCCTGACGCACTCCGGGTGGAACTCGACGCTGGAGAGCCTCGCCGCGGGCGTGCCGATGCTGAGCTGGCCGTTCTTCGCGGAGCAGCAGACGAACTGCCGGTACAAGCGCACGGAGTGGGGCGTCGggatggagatcggcggcgaggtggagcggAGCGACGTGGCCGCCACGATACGGGAGGCCatggagggggagaaagggcgGGAGATGCGGCGTCGCGCGGCGGAGTGGAAGGAGATGGCCACGAGGGTGACGCTGCCCGGTGGAACCGCGGATATCAACTTGACAAGGCTTATCGACGAGGTGCTGCTCAGTGGTGGGAAGAAGCGTCAAGCTTTGGACGCCCGTGACTGA
- the LOC4335490 gene encoding uncharacterized protein: MMVPLDPSSKPTSQRRIAEGDTVVVYERHDAMRAVAVRPGAVLQNRFGVFRHDDWIGRPFGCKVHSAASAGGGGARGGKGKGGGFVHLLAPTPELWTLVLSHRTQILYLADISLVVSYLELVPGCLVLESGTGSGSLTTSLARAVAPHGRVCTFDFHDQRAASAREDFERNDLTSIITVAVRDIQGQGFPEEHTGAADAVFLDLPQPWLAIPSAGTMLKQDGVLCSFSPCIEQVQRACEAMRSCFTDIRTFEILLRTYEVREGGLKGATTNEESNAVPLAQKKRKLLAAAETLDVKQNSSVMVRPCSTARGHTGYLTFARLRVHGN, encoded by the exons atGATGGTGCCGCTGGATCCGTCATCCAAGCCCACCTCCCAGCGCCGCATCGCGGAGGGGGACACCGTCGTGGTGTACGAGCGCCACGACGCcatgcgcgccgtcgccgtgcgcccggGGGCCGTGCTCCAGAACCGATTCGGCGTCTTCCGCCACGACGACTGGATCGGCCGCCCCTTCGGCTGCAAGGTCcacagcgccgcctccgccggcggcggaggggctcGCGGGGGCAAGGGGAAGGGCGGCGGGTTCGTCCACCTCCTTGCGCCCACCCCTGAGCTGTGGACGCTCGTGCTCAGCCACCGGACGCAGATCCTCTACCTCGCCGACATCAGCCTCGTCGTCTCCTACCTCGAGCTCGTCCCCGGGTGCCTCGTACTCGAGTCCGGCACCGGGAGCGGCTCCCTCACCACctcgctcgcccgcgccgtcgccccgcaCGGCCGCGTCTGCACCTTCGATTTCCACGACCAAAGGGCCGCCTCCGCAAG GGAAGATTTTGAGAGGAATGACCTGACCAGCATAATCACAGTCGCAGTTCGGGACATACAAGGACAAGGGTTCCCTGAGGAACACACTGGTGCTGCCGATGCTGTGTTCTTGGACTTACCCCAGCCTTGGCTTGCAATACCTTCTGCGGGGACTATGCTAAAGCAAGATGGAGTTTTATGCTCCTTCTCACCCTGCATTGAGCAAGTGCAGCGGGCTTGCGAAGCTATGAGATCATGTTTCACAG ATATTAGAACCTTTGAAATTCTTCTTCGCACCTATGAAGTACGAGAAGGTGGTTTGAAGGGTGCCACAACCAATGAAGAGTCTAATGCAGTGCCTCTTgctcagaaaaaaagaaaacttcttGCTGCTGCAGAAACTTTAGATGTTAAGCAGAATTCTAGTGTTATGGTTAGGCCTTGTAGCACTGCTAGAGGACACACTGGCTACCTGACATTTGCGAGGCTTCGTGTGCATGGAAACTAA